The proteins below come from a single Takifugu flavidus isolate HTHZ2018 unplaced genomic scaffold, ASM371156v2 ctg704, whole genome shotgun sequence genomic window:
- the LOC130521113 gene encoding uncharacterized protein LOC130521113 produces MRQQDQPWRDPPLSKECKSKEGVSCQMRLPDDLIKGDKYEARIRVQATRHKSTWSDWSPSESWVATVGREKPTVAQPSAQIGSPPGPQGSTHPVFRGAHRAPAGSQHKSQVLHVLQSSRAMLINEFYNTNDEETKVSSTMDLSCYNDFNNTINCVWNSTHEHQDDVCTIEAVRPHENNYYNSSCQLHPVDLSRPKQKNCTMFFRKYQFAETQTWFINISCSTKGQVLSVTYIPSCHIKLNPPPKPEVNLTTVVWFPQYPRHLRFKEYCGQLQLRQQDQPWRDPPLSKECKSEGLSCQNTAA; encoded by the exons ATGAGGCAACAGGATCAACCATGGAGG GACCCCCCGCTTTCGAAAGAGTGCAAGTCGAAAGAAGGTGTCAGTTGCCAAATGCGGCTGCCTGATGACCTGATTAAAGGCGATAAGTATGAGGCGCGCATTCGAGTGCAAGCCACAAGACACAAATCTACCTGGAGTGATTGGAGCCCCTCTGAGTCGTGGGTGGCAACGGTGGGAAGAGAGAAGCCGACAGTTGCACAGCCTTCAG CTCAaattggcagtcctcctggaccgcagggaagcactcatCCAGTCTTCCGGGGTGCACATAGAGCTCCAGCGGGGAGCCAAcacaagagtcaggtcctgcacgttctccagtccagcagggcGATGCTTATCAACGAGTTTTACAACACCAATGATGAGGAAACAAAAGTCAGCTCTACCATGG acctgtcctgCTACAATGATTTCAACAACACCATCAACTGCGTGTGGAACAGTACGCACGAACACCAGGACGATGTGTGCACAATAGAAGCGGTGCGGCCACACGA GAACAATTATTACAACAGTTCCTGCCAACTACATCCTGTGGATCTCTCCAGACCGAAGCAGAAGAACTGCACCATGTTCTTCAGGAAGTACCAA TTTGCTGAAACCCAGACGTGGTTCATTAACATCAGCTGTAGCACCAAGGGGCAAGTTCTGAGCGTCACCTACATACCATCCTGCCACA TAAAGCTGAACCCCCCGCCAAAACCAGAGGTCAACCTTACCACCGTTGTCTGGTTCCCTCAATACCCCCGCCACTTGAGATTCAAAGAGTACTGCGGCCAGCTTCAACTGAGGCAACAGGATCAACCATGGAGG GACCCCCCGCTTTCGAAAGAGTGCAAGTCGGAAGGTCTCAGTTGCCAAAATACGGCTGCCTGA